The Cinclus cinclus chromosome 5, bCinCin1.1, whole genome shotgun sequence genome segment tgctctccaaGCATCAACGCTGCCACTCTTTCCACTCTGAAATAGCAAGTTCTGTTCAGGATGCTTTTTGGCTGGACCCTCTCTCCAGTACCATACCCAACACATCTCCATATCCCCTATTGCCTCATTTCTCAGGGACCATTAAACCTGAAATTGTAAAGGCTAGGTTGAAATCTTAAAAGGCTCATGCTTTTTGTTAACTGTCAAAACAGTCCATGTTATGCGGCCCATAACTAATTCAGGGTGCTTTTTTCCTACCACTTACACAGGCTCAGAAGACACAAAAACCACCTCAAaaaccagctcctgcagtggtTTCAGTTGCACCAGCTTTGAAGGATCCATTGGTCAAGAAACCAGAAATCAAGTTAAAACCTGAGACCCCACCAGCTTTTCTGGCATTCAAGAGAACAGAAATCAAGGTAAAGTCATTTAAATTTACCAGAGGAAGGGTTTGTTTCACTGCACAGAtaatagggtttttttcaatTAGACCAATCTTTTCACATAAGAACTGTAACTGAAAATAGTCTTCTACACCAGGCTGACTGAGTAGTACCACAGCAGATTGGGTTTGCATGAACACTGaaagaatgggggaaaaagCCTCACTTCTcatgtggatgccccatccctggaagtgttcaaaaccaggctgggtggggctctgagcagcctggtctagtggaaggtgtccctgcgtatggcaggggtgttggaaCTACATGATCTTTAAAGTTCTTTCCACAACCTGAACCATTCTATGAAttgtataaaatacattttttgctCTCTCTAGTCAAGTAACTTACGTGTATTTTGACACTTGGAAGGTTTTTTCTCATGGCAACAGTGgccttgacagtgctgggtttgACTCTTGAatttgatgatcttgaaggtcttttctaGCCTAGATGGTTCTGTGATTTCATTGTAGGGAAAGTGTTGCTGACTCTGCAAGATGTAATTTAGGAGCTTCTTAAATATAATCTGATCTAGGGGGTGGCATCCCTCCCCTTGGCAGGAGGATTGGAACAAGAGgctctttaaggtcccttcctgcccaaaccattctgtgatgctcttctgtgattctgtgttgcctcatgtttctgtttctccaaGTTAAAATATTGTCAAAAGTTGATCAAAGGTGGTAAACAAGAAGCAGTGTAATACATAATAGAGTAGTCTAATAGAGCATGACCCTTTCCTaggaaaacacagctttaaCTCAAAATCAAAGCAATTATTCATGTGCTCAAAGTTACGTTTGCCATTGCTCTGCCTGGATGCAAACCATCATGAATACTACGATGGATATTGCTCTAGCACTTATACATGTGAATTACATTCTTCACCTCAGCAGTTATTTATGTGCCTAAACAGGTTTTAAGACCTGGGGATTATAGGGTTTAAGGTGTGGTAACTCAGTGCGGACAGCACAGTGCTTTGCAGGCAAAGGGAACCCATGTTTGCAGAAACTTTGTCTTTTGAAGTATCTGAATGGGAAAAGGCTATAGGatagtacttttttttttttttaaattctgtctgTGGTACAACATGCTAAGAaccaaaaagaaaggaaacagttTAGATCCTGCTACTTTGACAATAAGACTGTAATAAATGCAATACTTAATTGCTCAGTATCTGATTTTTGTCTGAGCATCTGCCAGCCTTTTAAAAAGTGACACCTGGTAACAACAGTAAactaataaaaaagaaagcaagcctGCCCCTTTTATATAGGTCACAAATTTGGGCTTTTATTGTTTATGGAGGGATTACAGTGCTGTGTGGGAGTCTGGTAGGTGTACagaagaaaggggagaaaaggtattattttttctgtgtgccTGGGAGATGAAAAGTTGGCTGCACCTGGCATCCTTTCCTGTTCTTGTTAGTACTTTTCAACTCTGGTGACCACCGATTAAATACTGTCCACTGGGTGTTCCTGGGAAAAGAACTGAAACAGAGACTCAGTGTATTCCTGCTGCAATGTGTTACACAAATAGATGCTGCTATAATAAGAatgcttatttattttagacCTCAGCAGCAGTTTCGGGGAACTCTGCCAGTACAAGCGTTTCCTCTTCAGCAACGAGTGGCCTTACAGGATGGGCTGCTTTTGCAGCCAAAACCTCCTCTGCCAACCCATCAGCTGCCAAACTGGGATCGACAGCACAGAGTGCCAGCGGGAAACCTGCAGCTTCTTCAAATAACCAGAAACCCGTGGGTTTGTCAGGGCTGGCAACTTCAAAAACAGGACTGGGGGCCAAAATAGCTTCTGCCAACAACAGCACAAACCCCGTTCAGCTGAAGCCGCCCCCTCCGCTGACCCTGGGGAAGACGACGCTGAGCCGCTCGGTGAGCAGCGACAACGTGAGCAAGGCCgggctgcccagccccagcagcgcCGGCCCCAGCtccggcagcagcagcggcaccGCTGGCGGGAACGGCAGCGGCGGCTCCACGGGCAGCGGCGCCGGGAAAGCCACGCCTGACACCGGCAGCCAGCCAGCGTCCCTGAAAGGCCCGACCTCACAGGAGTCCCAGCTCAACGCCATGAAAAGGCTACAGATGGTCAAGAAGAAGGCTGCTCAAAAGAAGCTCAAGAAGTAGTCTGGCTGCTCGCTGATGTCAGTTGTGTTCTGCGAGACAGCGGCATCAGtgtttttcctaaagaaaatcCTCCAGGTACTGGACTGAAAGAGGTTAAATCAGGGAAGCCCAAACCCTGTGTCATGCATAAGGTCAGACTTTAATAATTCCGGTATTCATTCTGCCTTTGCAAAACAGTGAATTGAATATGTTAAATGAATTCATTGTTACATGTTCCTGGTTCTGTAACTCAAAGCACTGAAACTTGAAATTGTAAAACTTGggtattttttaatgttaaaccTTCCATATTTGTGTAGATACTTAATAAATTGAACTTGCTGAAACCATCATTCTTAAatgttaataataaaataattattaatctGGGAAGTTGTTGCCAGTTTTCTTTTGCCCCATATTCCACTACTTAGAATGCTTCAGATGTTCAAAGCTGTCTATTGTGCAGAGCTTATTACCTCAAATTATAAAGCTTGTTAGGGGAAAAATACtttgatttcaaaatttaaCTGTTCAACAACAGTGTATTTAAATTGAGATTTTTGGTTTGGCAGTTGGCTAAATTGGCCTACTTTGGTTTTATACAGTGAGAAACTTCAActaaaaagaacagaagagagTCAAAACTGTCTTCAAGTTTTCTTTAAAGGTAGAGAACTCTACTGTATTTGAGAAATATCAGGTACTCCAACTCTCCAGTCTTACTCCTGAGCTGTTCTTCACAGTTTGTGCTCCCTCTCTTCATCCCAGCTACTCCAGGTTTTGTTCATCTTAGAATTGGCTCAAGGTGGGCGCTGGAAAATGACCTTGAATCTGGCTGTCCGTGACCAGCACGTGGCAATTTCCCTCCATTCCTTCTGTGAAGAGGGGAGCATCTCTAAACATGAAAACATCTTGGACtgtattgggtttgcatggccagttttattttctgcttatcATACTTTGATTTGATGGGTAATAAGTCACATAAATCTTCCCAAAGCTGGGTCTTGCCCATGATggtaattggtgagtgatctctcacTCACCTTATCTTGACCTATGACCTTTCCACCTTATTTAGCTGAGGAAGGGAGTGACAGAGCAACTGGGATGGGCACCTGATGTCTGTCCATGGTCAATCCACCACACAGACAGGCATAGGTAGGCGTAAGCTACTGTTTTGCTTTGCCATCCTGTGTTTTAAGTGTGTGTAATGCTTGATATGTGGCAGCTGTTTCCCATTCCTCATTTCCTTTCTCTACAATTAAGATTTAGGCTAAAGTTCCCTGAACAGCCAAAGGAATAGTTTCATTTACTCAGGATTGCCTCAGCTGCCtggaaaatttgcatttttttcagctatTATTTcctgtggaggaaaaaaatagaaatgttttatCTTTGTAGTGCCTGCAGCTTCCACGGCTGTGTAAAAATAACAGCATGAGGAGGAGGAATCCAGAACTTTTACTGCTTTTTGATCAGACCATCCTTCCTTTCCAGCATAGAGGGTTTTTAATGGTAGCATAGGAAAGGACACTGAAGCAGTTTCCATTTGTAAACAGAAGGCATATTTTCTTCCTAAGTGTTAATCAGAAGACTTGCCTACGCTAAAAAGTAGTGTGAAGATAGGTTCTTTAAATGGCCAAGTGCTCCTATGTGAAGTGTTCATTCCAGTAGTAAAACCTACTCCCAGAGGAGTGTTCAAGGTGCTAGCTGCCTCTATCTTGCCTCTGAACATACAAAAAACTTTGCTTGTGAGAGTGCAGGAGCTTACATCTCAACTGTGCTGATTAGTTTAGGTACCATCAATGGGGtgaacacaggcaaaaaaataatgatCCTTATTTATAAACTGTGGTAGCTAGTGCCATTTAGAATACTCCTCGGACCTGATTCAAGTGTGCCCTGATCTCTTTGCATCTATAACTCTGGCCTGGATTGAATTTAGGGTCCCTCCATTCAGTATGAAATAAGTGAGGCCGtgccttttttccctctaatAAGGCCAAGTCTGGCTGCACTCATCGATAGCACTGCATTAGTAGAATCTGCAATACAGGTGCTGTTTGCATCAGCAAAAGACTTTCTTCCACTGTAACTTTCCCAGCTTCCTAAATGTCTTCCTAAAAAGTCTTCTTCTGTT includes the following:
- the INTS12 gene encoding integrator complex subunit 12 isoform X2; this translates as MSPINVPKRIYLWKKSTFFLRKEVEQPKVSVTKPIKQEPKASSSLPSGNNNGKPTASEKVKKETEKRSADKMKGDPAEGADAPKKPRVEKQEARSSPITVQTSKDLSMPDLSSFEETSADDFAMEMGLACVVCRQMTVTFVNQLVECQECHNLYHQDCHKPQVTDKEVNDPRLVWYCARCTRQMKRMAQKTQKPPQKPAPAVVSVAPALKDPLVKKPEIKLKPETPPAFLAFKRTEIKTSAAVSGNSASTSVSSSATSGLTGWAAFAAKTSSANPSAAKLGSTAQSASGKPAASSNNQKPVGLSGLATSKTGLGAKIASANNSTNPVQLKPPPPLTLGKTTLSRSVSSDNVSKAGLPSPSSAGPSSGSSSGTAGGNGSGGSTGSGAGKATPDTGSQPASLKGPTSQESQLNAMKRLQMVKKKAAQKKLKK
- the INTS12 gene encoding integrator complex subunit 12 isoform X1, with protein sequence MAATVNLELDPIFLKALGFLHSKSKDSAEKLKALLDESLARGTDSSYRPSQKEVEQPKVSVTKPIKQEPKASSSLPSGNNNGKPTASEKVKKETEKRSADKMKGDPAEGADAPKKPRVEKQEARSSPITVQTSKDLSMPDLSSFEETSADDFAMEMGLACVVCRQMTVTFVNQLVECQECHNLYHQDCHKPQVTDKEVNDPRLVWYCARCTRQMKRMAQKTQKPPQKPAPAVVSVAPALKDPLVKKPEIKLKPETPPAFLAFKRTEIKTSAAVSGNSASTSVSSSATSGLTGWAAFAAKTSSANPSAAKLGSTAQSASGKPAASSNNQKPVGLSGLATSKTGLGAKIASANNSTNPVQLKPPPPLTLGKTTLSRSVSSDNVSKAGLPSPSSAGPSSGSSSGTAGGNGSGGSTGSGAGKATPDTGSQPASLKGPTSQESQLNAMKRLQMVKKKAAQKKLKK